Proteins found in one Rhinolophus ferrumequinum isolate MPI-CBG mRhiFer1 chromosome 9, mRhiFer1_v1.p, whole genome shotgun sequence genomic segment:
- the C9H1orf109 gene encoding ribosome biogenesis protein C1orf109 homolog isoform X2, with protein sequence MTQDRPLLAVQEALKKCFPVVEEQQGLWQGSLRDCQPLLASLSNLAEQLQAAQNLRFQDVPSLRAFPDLQERLRRKQLEAGDTVLDKLGEKLAALLKVRDTVSSHVGQVLQIYEQHADAIGIDAVLQASVVSPSVADMLEWLQDIERHYRSSYLKRKYLLSSIHWGDLPNIQAMPKAWDRISEDEHQDLVQDILLNVSFFLEE encoded by the exons ATGACTCAGGACCGACCATTGCTTGCTGTACAGGAGGCCCTGAAGAAGTGCTTTCCCGTGGTGGAGGAGCAGCAGGGCCTGTGGCAGGGCTCTCTGAGGGACTGCCAGCCCCTCCTGGCCTCCCTCAGCAATTTGGCGGAGCAGCTGCAGGCGGCGCAGAATCTGCGCTTTCAGGATGTGCCGTCCCTTCGGGCCTTCCCAGACTTACAGGAGCGGCTGAGGCGCAAGCAGCTGGAGGCTGGTGACACCGTCCTGGACAAGCTAGGGGAGAAGTT AGCTGCCCTCCTCAAGGTGCGTGACACGGTCAGCAGCCACGTGGGACAAGTGCTTCAGATCTATGAGCAGCACGCAGACGCAATCGGCATTGATGCTGTCCTGCAGGCTTCCGTTGTGAGCCCCTCTGTGGCTGACATGTTGGAATGGTTGCAAGACATTGAGAGACATTATCGAAGTTC GTACCTGAAGAGAAAGTACCTCCTGTCCTCAATCCACTGGGGAGACTTGCCGAACATCCAAGCTATGCCCAAGGCCTGGGACCGGATTTCGGAGGATGAACACCAAGACCTCGTACAAG ATATCCTATTGaatgtttccttcttcctggaagaGTAA
- the C9H1orf109 gene encoding ribosome biogenesis protein C1orf109 homolog isoform X3, which produces MTQDRPLLAVQEALKKCFPVVEEQQGLWQGSLRDCQPLLASLSNLAEQLQAAQNLRFQDVPSLRAFPDLQERLRRKQLEAGDTVLDKLGEKLAALLKVRDTVSSHVGQVLQIYEQHADAIGIDAVLQASVVSPSVADMLEWLQDIERHYRSSKVPEEKVPPVLNPLGRLAEHPSYAQGLGPDFGG; this is translated from the exons ATGACTCAGGACCGACCATTGCTTGCTGTACAGGAGGCCCTGAAGAAGTGCTTTCCCGTGGTGGAGGAGCAGCAGGGCCTGTGGCAGGGCTCTCTGAGGGACTGCCAGCCCCTCCTGGCCTCCCTCAGCAATTTGGCGGAGCAGCTGCAGGCGGCGCAGAATCTGCGCTTTCAGGATGTGCCGTCCCTTCGGGCCTTCCCAGACTTACAGGAGCGGCTGAGGCGCAAGCAGCTGGAGGCTGGTGACACCGTCCTGGACAAGCTAGGGGAGAAGTT AGCTGCCCTCCTCAAGGTGCGTGACACGGTCAGCAGCCACGTGGGACAAGTGCTTCAGATCTATGAGCAGCACGCAGACGCAATCGGCATTGATGCTGTCCTGCAGGCTTCCGTTGTGAGCCCCTCTGTGGCTGACATGTTGGAATGGTTGCAAGACATTGAGAGACATTATCGAAGTTC GAAGGTACCTGAAGAGAAAGTACCTCCTGTCCTCAATCCACTGGGGAGACTTGCCGAACATCCAAGCTATGCCCAAGGCCTGGGACCGGATTTCGGAGGATGA